Proteins from one Mycobacterium sp. EPa45 genomic window:
- the hemE gene encoding uroporphyrinogen decarboxylase, producing MSTRRQLPEAPYLAAATGRKPSRVPVWFMRQAGRSLPEYRELRAKNTMMQACFDPALISEITLQPVRRHGVDAAILFSDIVVPMRAAGIELDIVPDVGPVIDNPVRTAADVKALKGLELQRVSAVSDAVGMLVGELGEVPLIGFAGAPFTLASYLVEGGPSKLHERTKAMMFADPSTWHALMGLLTDLTIAFLKVQLDAGVDAIQVFDSWAGTLSLADYRTHVLPHSSRVFAALADYRVPMTHFGVGTAELLGAMGEAGATVVGVDWRTSLADAALRVGPKVALQGNLDPVVLLAGWPVVERAARSVIDDGRLAVDAGAAGHIFNLGHGVLPATDPGVLTDLVGLVHSL from the coding sequence ATGAGTACCCGTCGCCAGCTGCCCGAGGCGCCCTATCTGGCTGCCGCCACTGGCCGCAAACCCAGCCGCGTCCCGGTGTGGTTCATGCGCCAGGCCGGCCGATCGTTGCCCGAGTACCGCGAACTGCGGGCCAAGAACACGATGATGCAGGCCTGCTTCGACCCCGCCTTGATCAGTGAGATCACGTTGCAGCCGGTGCGTAGGCACGGCGTGGACGCGGCGATCCTGTTCTCCGACATCGTGGTCCCGATGCGGGCCGCGGGCATCGAACTCGACATCGTCCCCGACGTCGGCCCGGTCATCGACAATCCGGTTCGCACAGCGGCGGACGTCAAGGCCCTGAAAGGGCTTGAGCTGCAGCGGGTCAGCGCGGTCTCGGACGCGGTGGGCATGCTGGTGGGCGAGCTCGGCGAAGTGCCGCTGATCGGCTTCGCCGGTGCCCCGTTCACGCTGGCGTCCTATCTGGTCGAAGGCGGCCCCAGCAAACTGCACGAGCGGACCAAGGCGATGATGTTCGCCGACCCGTCGACCTGGCACGCGCTGATGGGGCTGCTGACCGACCTGACGATCGCCTTCCTGAAGGTGCAGCTCGACGCCGGGGTGGACGCCATCCAGGTGTTCGACTCGTGGGCGGGCACGCTGTCGCTGGCCGACTACCGCACCCACGTGCTGCCGCACAGCTCGCGGGTGTTCGCCGCGCTGGCCGACTACCGGGTGCCGATGACACATTTCGGGGTCGGCACCGCCGAACTCCTGGGCGCCATGGGGGAGGCCGGCGCGACCGTCGTCGGCGTCGACTGGCGGACCTCGCTGGCCGACGCCGCTCTGCGGGTCGGTCCCAAGGTGGCGTTGCAGGGCAACCTCGACCCGGTCGTGCTGCTCGCCGGCTGGCCGGTGGTCGAGCGGGCCGCGCGTTCGGTGATCGACGACGGGCGTCTGGCGGTCGACGCCGGGGCTGCCGGGCACATCTTCAACCTGGGGCACGGCGTCCTTCCGGCCACCGACCCGGGCGTGCTGACCGATTTGGTGGGACTGGTGCACTCGTTGTGA
- a CDS encoding APC family permease, with amino-acid sequence MSKLSTATRRLVLGQPFRSDKLSHTLLPKRIALPVFASDAMSSVAYAPEEIFLVLSVAGLSAYAMAPWIGVAVALVMLVVVASYRQNVHAYPSGGGDYEVVTTNLGPTAGLTVASALLVDYVLTVAVSMASAMSNIGSAFPFIAQHKVAFAVAAIVLLTAANLRGIRESGTAFAIPTYAFIIGMFIMLIWGFFQIYVLGDHLQAESAHFELHSEHGDVMGFALVFLVARAFSSGCAALTGVEAISNGVPAFRKPKSKNAATTLLLLGGIAIALFIGMIVLAIETGAKVAERPEEQLIGAPANYHQKTLVAQLADTVFAGFPLGLWLITGVTALILVLAANTAFNGFPVLGSILAQDRFLPRQLHTRGDRLAFSNGILFLAAAAIAFVVAFNAEVTALIQLYIVGVFVSFTLSQIGMVRHWTRHLRTETDPRARRHMMRSRVINTIGFIATGAVLIVVLITKFVAGAWIAILAMSSLFILMKAIHKHYDTVARELAEQEAEQGDVVLPSRNHAVVLVSKLHMPTLRALSYARATRPDVLEAITVNVDDSETRQLVHKWEASDITVPLKVVASPYREVTRPVLDYVKRISKEAPRTVVTVFIPEYVVGHWWEQVLHNQSALRLKGRLLFMPNVMVTSVPWQLNSSERVHDLQAQNAPGDVRRGFLE; translated from the coding sequence GTGTCTAAGCTTTCGACCGCCACACGTCGGCTGGTCCTGGGGCAGCCGTTCCGCAGCGACAAGCTGAGCCACACGTTGCTGCCCAAGCGCATCGCCTTGCCGGTCTTCGCCTCCGACGCCATGTCCTCGGTGGCGTACGCGCCGGAGGAAATCTTTCTCGTGCTGTCGGTCGCGGGCTTGTCCGCGTACGCGATGGCGCCGTGGATCGGGGTGGCGGTCGCGCTGGTCATGCTTGTGGTGGTGGCCTCCTACCGACAGAACGTGCACGCCTATCCGTCCGGCGGCGGCGACTACGAGGTGGTCACCACGAACCTGGGGCCGACGGCCGGCCTGACGGTCGCCAGCGCCCTGCTGGTCGATTACGTGCTCACCGTCGCGGTGTCGATGGCCTCGGCGATGTCGAACATCGGGTCGGCGTTCCCGTTCATCGCGCAGCACAAGGTGGCTTTCGCCGTCGCCGCGATCGTGCTCCTCACCGCGGCGAACCTGCGTGGCATCCGGGAGTCGGGCACCGCGTTCGCCATTCCGACCTACGCCTTCATCATCGGCATGTTCATCATGCTCATCTGGGGGTTCTTTCAGATCTACGTGCTCGGCGACCATCTGCAGGCCGAGTCCGCGCACTTCGAGCTGCATTCCGAGCACGGCGACGTGATGGGATTCGCGCTGGTGTTCCTTGTGGCGCGGGCATTCTCGTCCGGTTGTGCGGCACTGACGGGTGTGGAGGCGATCAGCAACGGCGTGCCCGCATTCCGTAAGCCCAAGTCGAAGAACGCCGCGACCACGCTGCTGCTGCTCGGCGGCATCGCGATCGCGTTGTTCATCGGAATGATCGTGCTGGCCATCGAGACCGGCGCCAAGGTTGCCGAGCGACCCGAGGAGCAGCTCATCGGGGCGCCCGCGAACTATCACCAGAAGACGCTGGTGGCACAGCTGGCCGATACCGTGTTCGCCGGTTTCCCGCTGGGCCTGTGGCTGATCACCGGGGTCACCGCGCTGATCCTGGTCCTGGCCGCCAACACCGCGTTCAACGGCTTCCCGGTGCTGGGCTCGATCCTGGCCCAGGACAGGTTCCTGCCGCGCCAGCTCCACACCCGCGGTGACCGGCTGGCCTTCTCCAACGGCATCCTGTTCCTCGCGGCGGCCGCCATCGCGTTCGTCGTCGCGTTCAACGCCGAAGTCACCGCGCTGATCCAGCTCTACATCGTGGGTGTGTTCGTGTCGTTCACGCTCAGCCAGATCGGGATGGTCCGGCACTGGACGCGGCATCTGCGCACCGAGACCGATCCGCGCGCCCGCCGACACATGATGCGTTCCCGGGTGATCAACACGATCGGCTTCATCGCCACTGGCGCCGTGCTGATCGTCGTTCTGATCACCAAGTTCGTCGCCGGCGCCTGGATCGCGATACTGGCCATGTCAAGCCTTTTCATTCTGATGAAGGCGATCCACAAGCACTACGACACCGTGGCACGAGAGCTCGCCGAGCAGGAGGCCGAGCAGGGCGATGTGGTGCTGCCCAGCCGCAACCATGCCGTCGTGCTGGTTTCCAAACTGCACATGCCGACGTTGCGCGCATTGTCCTACGCCAGAGCCACCCGGCCCGACGTGCTGGAGGCCATCACCGTCAACGTCGACGACTCAGAGACCCGCCAGCTCGTCCACAAGTGGGAGGCCAGCGACATCACCGTCCCGCTGAAAGTGGTTGCCTCCCCGTACCGAGAGGTCACCCGCCCGGTGCTGGACTACGTCAAGCGGATCAGCAAGGAAGCGCCGCGCACGGTGGTGACGGTGTTCATCCCCGAATACGTGGTCGGGCACTGGTGGGAGCAGGTGCTGCACAACCAGAGCGCGCTGCGGCTCAAGGGCCGGCTGCTGTTCATGCCCAACGTGATGGTGACTTCGGTTCCGTGGCAACTCAATTCGTCGGAACGGGTGCACGATTTGCAGGCGCAGAACGCCCCGGGTGACGTGCGCCGGGGTTTCTTGGAGTGA
- the dxs gene encoding 1-deoxy-D-xylulose-5-phosphate synthase, translating to MLEQVRGPADLQHLSQAQLTELAAEIRQFLIHKVAATGGHLGPNLGVVELTLALHRVFDSPHDPILFDTGHQAYVHKMLTGRTAEFDTLRKKDGLSGYPSRTESEHDWVESSHASAALSYADGLAKAFELTGHRNRHVVAVVGDGALTGGMCWEALNNIAAAKRPVIIVVNDNGRSYAPTIGGLADHLAGLRLQPAYERVLERGRVAVRGMPVIGEACYQAMHSVKAGIKDALSPQVLFTDLGLKYVGPIDGHDEHAVETALRYARGFKAPVIVHVVTRKGMGYAPAENDEAEQMHSCGVIDPDTGLATKSAAPGWTSVFSDALISYATKRRDVVAITAAMPGPTGLSAFGERFPDRLFDVGIAEQHAMTSAAGLAMGGLHPVVAIYSTFLNRAFDQMMMDVALHKLPVTIVLDRAGVTGNDGASHNGMWDLSILGIVPGMRVAAPRDGARLREELGEALEVNDGPTAIRFPKGEVGEDIPALERVSGLDILARPADGLGNDVLLVAVGSFAPMALKVAQRLRNQGIGVTVVDPRWVLPVPDGIAPLAASHNLVVTMEDSGVHGGVGSAVSAALRAADIDVPCRDIGVPQQFLDHAGRGEVLEGIGLTEQNIARQVTGWVAALGTIDDTVSDSAEKTN from the coding sequence ATGCTTGAACAGGTTCGCGGCCCTGCCGATCTGCAACACCTGTCCCAGGCGCAGCTGACCGAACTGGCCGCCGAGATTCGCCAGTTCCTGATCCACAAGGTCGCTGCCACGGGCGGCCACCTCGGGCCCAATCTCGGTGTGGTGGAGCTGACGCTCGCCCTGCACCGGGTCTTCGACTCGCCGCATGACCCTATCCTTTTCGACACCGGCCACCAGGCCTACGTCCACAAGATGCTCACCGGGCGCACCGCCGAATTCGACACGCTGCGCAAGAAAGACGGTCTGTCGGGTTATCCGTCGCGAACCGAGAGTGAGCACGACTGGGTCGAATCCAGCCACGCCTCCGCCGCGCTGTCGTACGCCGACGGCCTGGCCAAGGCCTTCGAGTTGACGGGACATCGCAACCGGCACGTCGTCGCCGTCGTCGGCGACGGTGCGCTGACCGGCGGCATGTGCTGGGAAGCGCTGAACAACATCGCCGCCGCCAAACGGCCGGTGATCATCGTCGTCAACGACAACGGCCGATCCTATGCACCGACCATCGGCGGACTGGCCGACCACCTCGCCGGGCTGCGGCTGCAGCCGGCCTATGAGCGGGTGCTGGAGCGCGGGCGGGTCGCTGTGCGGGGTATGCCGGTGATCGGCGAAGCCTGCTACCAGGCCATGCACAGTGTGAAGGCCGGGATCAAGGACGCGTTGTCCCCACAGGTGCTGTTCACCGACCTCGGCCTGAAGTATGTCGGCCCGATCGACGGCCACGACGAACACGCCGTCGAAACCGCGCTGCGGTACGCCCGGGGCTTCAAGGCGCCGGTGATCGTGCACGTGGTGACCCGCAAGGGCATGGGCTACGCGCCTGCCGAGAACGACGAAGCCGAGCAGATGCACTCCTGCGGTGTGATCGACCCCGACACCGGGCTGGCCACCAAGTCGGCGGCGCCCGGCTGGACGTCGGTGTTCTCCGACGCGCTGATCTCCTATGCGACCAAGCGGCGCGACGTCGTCGCGATCACCGCGGCAATGCCGGGCCCCACCGGGTTGTCGGCCTTCGGGGAACGCTTCCCGGACCGGCTCTTCGACGTGGGCATCGCCGAGCAGCACGCGATGACGTCGGCGGCCGGCCTGGCGATGGGCGGCCTGCATCCGGTGGTGGCGATCTACTCCACGTTCCTCAATCGCGCGTTCGACCAGATGATGATGGACGTCGCGCTGCACAAGCTCCCGGTCACCATTGTCCTGGACCGGGCGGGAGTCACCGGCAACGACGGCGCCAGCCACAACGGCATGTGGGACCTGTCGATTCTCGGCATTGTTCCAGGGATGCGGGTGGCCGCGCCGCGTGACGGCGCCCGGTTGCGCGAGGAGCTCGGCGAGGCACTCGAGGTCAACGACGGTCCGACCGCCATCCGGTTCCCCAAAGGTGAAGTGGGCGAAGATATTCCGGCGCTCGAGCGGGTGTCGGGCCTGGACATCCTGGCGCGCCCGGCCGACGGTCTGGGCAACGACGTCCTGCTCGTCGCGGTGGGCTCGTTCGCGCCGATGGCACTGAAAGTCGCACAGCGACTGCGTAATCAGGGCATCGGAGTGACGGTTGTCGATCCGCGGTGGGTGCTTCCGGTGCCCGATGGGATTGCACCGCTTGCCGCGTCCCACAACCTGGTGGTGACGATGGAGGACAGCGGTGTGCACGGTGGTGTCGGATCCGCGGTGTCGGCCGCCTTGCGCGCCGCGGACATCGACGTGCCGTGCCGCGATATCGGTGTGCCGCAACAGTTCCTGGATCATGCCGGGCGCGGCGAGGTGCTCGAGGGCATCGGCCTGACCGAGCAGAACATCGCCCGTCAGGTCACCGGCTGGGTGGCCGCACTGGGCACGATCGACGATACGGTCAGCGACTCCGCCGAGAAGACGAACTGA
- a CDS encoding ribonuclease D, with protein sequence MPDHDDDAAGAAPDAAAEEAPEATPLLRPADGVPPVSVSVDEIARAADQLAKGSGPFAVDAERASGFRYSNRAYLIQIRRAGAGTVLIDPVNHGSSPIDVLRPVAEVLGEDEWILHAADQDLPCLAEVGMRPPALYDTELAGRLAGFERVNLAAMVQRLLGLGLAKGHGAADWSKRPLPEAWLNYAALDVEVLIALREAIAEELDEQRKSDWAAEEFEHLRRSEAAPTRRDRWRRTSGIHKVRDRQALAAVRELWTVRDQIARRRDIAPGRILPDAAIIAAAVADPKTVEELTKLPIFGGHKQRRSAHVWLAALESARTNSDPPDSAEPQNGPPPAVRWAKRKPEAAARLDAARARLSELSERVRVPTENLVSPELVRRLCWDWKETDDVRGAVEAALREGGARTWQRTLVVPVLAEALSAPAAEAD encoded by the coding sequence ATGCCAGACCACGACGATGACGCCGCCGGCGCGGCGCCCGATGCCGCAGCCGAGGAGGCTCCCGAAGCGACTCCGCTGCTGCGCCCGGCCGACGGTGTGCCGCCGGTGTCGGTCAGCGTCGACGAGATCGCCCGGGCGGCAGACCAGCTGGCGAAGGGCTCCGGTCCGTTCGCCGTCGATGCCGAGCGCGCGTCGGGATTCCGCTACTCCAACCGCGCCTACCTGATCCAGATTCGTCGCGCCGGGGCCGGCACCGTGCTGATCGACCCGGTCAACCACGGCAGCAGTCCGATCGACGTGCTGCGGCCGGTTGCCGAGGTGCTGGGCGAAGACGAGTGGATCCTGCATGCCGCCGATCAGGACCTGCCCTGCCTGGCTGAGGTGGGGATGCGTCCGCCCGCGCTCTACGACACCGAATTAGCCGGTCGCCTGGCCGGTTTCGAACGGGTGAATCTGGCCGCGATGGTGCAGCGACTGCTCGGGCTGGGCCTGGCCAAGGGCCACGGCGCGGCGGACTGGTCCAAACGCCCCCTGCCCGAAGCCTGGCTGAACTACGCCGCGCTGGACGTGGAGGTACTGATCGCACTGCGCGAGGCGATCGCCGAAGAGCTCGATGAACAACGCAAATCTGATTGGGCTGCAGAGGAATTCGAGCACCTACGGCGCTCCGAAGCCGCGCCGACCCGCCGCGACCGGTGGCGGCGAACGTCAGGCATCCACAAGGTGCGCGACCGCCAGGCGCTGGCCGCGGTGCGCGAACTGTGGACTGTGCGCGATCAGATCGCGCGCCGCCGCGACATCGCCCCCGGACGGATCCTGCCGGATGCCGCGATCATTGCCGCGGCCGTCGCCGACCCGAAGACCGTCGAGGAGCTGACCAAGCTGCCGATCTTCGGCGGCCACAAACAACGCCGTAGCGCCCACGTCTGGTTGGCGGCACTGGAGTCGGCCCGCACCAATTCCGACCCGCCGGACAGCGCCGAGCCGCAGAACGGGCCGCCGCCCGCGGTGCGCTGGGCCAAACGCAAACCCGAGGCGGCCGCACGGCTGGACGCCGCCCGCGCGCGCCTGTCCGAGCTGTCCGAGCGGGTCCGCGTCCCGACCGAGAACCTCGTCTCCCCCGAACTCGTCCGCAGGCTGTGCTGGGACTGGAAGGAGACCGACGATGTCCGCGGGGCTGTCGAGGCCGCGCTGCGCGAGGGCGGGGCCAGGACATGGCAGCGCACACTGGTCGTCCCGGTGCTGGCCGAGGCGCTGAGCGCTCCTGCCGCCGAGGCGGATTGA
- a CDS encoding DUF3000 domain-containing protein, translating to MTTAEPALFREAVAAMNTAQVRAEIELGPIRPPQRLAPYSYALGAEVKHPEADIVPETSDGDAFGRLILLHDPDGSEAWDGTMRLVAYIQADLDSSEAVDPLLPEVAWSWLVDALDSRSEHVTALGGTVTATTSVRYGDISGPPRAHQLEMRASWTATTMALDTHVQAFCEVLEHAAGLPPVGVTDLGSRSRA from the coding sequence GTGACCACTGCGGAACCCGCGCTTTTCCGCGAGGCGGTGGCGGCGATGAACACCGCCCAGGTGCGGGCGGAGATCGAACTCGGTCCCATCCGTCCACCTCAACGTCTCGCGCCGTACAGCTATGCGCTGGGCGCCGAGGTCAAGCACCCCGAGGCCGACATCGTCCCGGAGACCTCCGACGGCGACGCGTTCGGCCGGCTGATCCTGCTGCACGATCCCGACGGGTCAGAAGCCTGGGACGGCACCATGCGCCTGGTCGCCTACATCCAGGCCGACCTCGACTCCAGCGAGGCCGTCGACCCACTGCTCCCCGAGGTCGCCTGGAGCTGGCTGGTCGACGCCCTGGACAGCAGGTCCGAGCACGTCACCGCCCTGGGCGGCACCGTCACCGCGACCACCTCGGTGCGCTACGGCGACATCTCCGGCCCTCCACGCGCACATCAGCTCGAAATGCGCGCATCGTGGACGGCCACCACCATGGCGCTCGACACTCACGTCCAGGCGTTCTGTGAAGTCCTCGAACACGCCGCGGGCCTGCCACCGGTGGGAGTGACAGACCTCGGTTCCCGCTCACGCGCCTGA
- the nhaA gene encoding Na+/H+ antiporter NhaA, translating into MEPVTDRPSRHLLARGSWSETSRVSAILRKETVGGGLLLAAAAIALIWANSPWSAAYHRLGGFHVGSDRLGLHLDLTLGGWAADGLLAIFFFVVGLELKREFVAGDLRDPARAALPIAAAVGGMVMPAVIFVAFTLHAGDGATRGWAIPTATDIAFAVAVLAVLSTHLPGALRTFLLTLAVVDDLLAITVIAVFYTEKINLAALLIALIPLALFAVLVQRRVRSWWLLIPLAALTWAFVHESGVHATVAGVLLGFTVPVLRSAAAGGPDAGPGLAEHFEHRMRPVSAGFAVPVFAFFAAGVTFGGYDGLITALSDPIAMGIVAGLVLGKTVGVFGTTWLLSAVTRASLDSALRWVDVLGISMLAGIGFTVSLLIGELAYDPGSERHDVVKVAVLAGSLLAAALAAVVLRLRNRHYRLVWELEKRDDNHDGVPDVYESGQD; encoded by the coding sequence ATGGAGCCCGTGACCGATCGCCCCAGCCGTCACCTGCTGGCCCGAGGTTCGTGGTCGGAGACCTCCCGCGTCAGCGCGATCCTCCGCAAGGAAACCGTCGGCGGGGGGCTGCTGCTGGCGGCCGCTGCAATTGCCCTGATCTGGGCCAACTCGCCATGGTCGGCGGCCTATCACCGGCTCGGTGGGTTCCACGTCGGCAGCGATCGGCTGGGCCTGCATCTCGATCTGACTCTGGGCGGCTGGGCGGCCGACGGGCTGCTGGCGATCTTCTTCTTTGTGGTCGGCCTCGAACTCAAGCGCGAGTTCGTCGCCGGTGACCTCCGCGATCCCGCCCGTGCTGCACTGCCGATCGCCGCGGCGGTGGGCGGCATGGTGATGCCCGCGGTGATCTTCGTCGCTTTCACGCTGCACGCCGGCGACGGCGCAACCCGCGGCTGGGCCATCCCGACGGCCACCGACATCGCGTTCGCGGTGGCCGTGCTCGCGGTGCTGTCCACGCATCTACCGGGCGCGCTGCGAACCTTCCTGCTCACTCTGGCGGTCGTCGACGATCTCCTGGCGATCACGGTGATCGCCGTGTTCTACACCGAGAAGATCAACCTTGCCGCGCTGCTGATCGCGCTGATCCCGCTGGCGCTGTTCGCGGTCCTGGTGCAACGGCGGGTCCGGTCGTGGTGGCTGCTCATTCCGCTGGCCGCACTCACCTGGGCCTTCGTGCATGAATCCGGTGTGCACGCGACGGTCGCGGGGGTGCTGCTGGGCTTCACGGTGCCCGTGCTGCGCAGCGCGGCGGCCGGTGGCCCGGACGCCGGTCCCGGGCTGGCCGAGCACTTCGAGCACCGAATGCGCCCGGTGTCGGCGGGGTTCGCGGTACCGGTGTTCGCGTTCTTCGCCGCCGGTGTGACGTTCGGCGGCTATGACGGTTTGATAACAGCTCTGTCCGATCCGATCGCGATGGGCATCGTCGCGGGGCTGGTTCTCGGCAAGACCGTCGGGGTCTTCGGCACCACCTGGCTGCTGTCCGCGGTGACCCGCGCAAGTCTCGATTCGGCTTTGCGCTGGGTCGACGTGCTCGGCATCTCGATGCTGGCCGGGATCGGCTTCACGGTATCCCTGCTGATCGGCGAATTGGCCTACGATCCGGGCTCCGAACGACACGACGTCGTCAAGGTCGCGGTGCTCGCAGGAAGTTTGCTGGCCGCGGCGCTCGCGGCGGTCGTGCTGCGCCTGCGCAACCGGCATTACCGGCTGGTGTGGGAGCTGGAGAAGCGCGACGACAACCACGACGGTGTGCCGGATGTCTACGAGTCTGGACAGGACTGA
- a CDS encoding class I SAM-dependent RNA methyltransferase — MDQGDTVELELSTGAAANGGSCVARHDGRVVFVRYALPGEVVRARVTGDRGSYWHAEAIDILEPSPDRVESHCPIAGVGMAGCCDLAFATPEAARVLKGQVVANQLARLGDFHWDGVAEPLGDGAARGWRTRVRLDTTAQGRAGFHRYHSSELVTDLDCAQLPAGMLAGLADATWSGGAHIHVAVDDDGQRHVVQSGPRSGRKASTRVVEGNYEAVQRVGDRVWRIPVTAFWQAHRDAARIYSGLIGEWASLEPGMTAWDLYGGAGVFAAVLAEGVGDTGEVITVDTSRGSSRSADAALADLTCVSVVTDSVRRVLGAQRRRADVAVLDPPRSGAGREIIDQLAAAEVPRVIHIGCEAAAFARDVGLYRKQGYAVEELRVFDSFPLTHHVECVAVLTR, encoded by the coding sequence GTGGACCAGGGGGACACGGTCGAGCTGGAACTCAGCACCGGCGCGGCCGCCAACGGGGGTAGCTGCGTGGCACGCCACGACGGCCGGGTGGTGTTCGTGCGGTACGCACTGCCGGGTGAAGTGGTGCGCGCCAGGGTGACCGGCGACCGCGGATCCTATTGGCACGCAGAGGCAATCGACATCCTCGAGCCGTCGCCGGATCGGGTGGAGTCGCACTGCCCGATCGCCGGTGTCGGCATGGCCGGTTGCTGTGATCTGGCATTCGCCACTCCGGAGGCCGCGCGGGTGCTCAAGGGTCAGGTGGTGGCCAATCAGTTGGCCCGCCTTGGGGATTTCCACTGGGACGGCGTGGCCGAACCGCTCGGCGACGGCGCCGCGCGTGGCTGGCGCACCCGGGTGCGGCTGGACACCACCGCGCAGGGGCGCGCGGGGTTCCACCGATATCACAGTTCGGAACTCGTCACCGATCTGGACTGTGCCCAATTGCCGGCCGGGATGCTCGCCGGCCTCGCGGACGCGACGTGGTCAGGGGGCGCGCACATCCACGTGGCCGTCGACGACGACGGTCAGCGCCACGTCGTGCAGTCCGGGCCGCGGTCGGGGCGCAAGGCGTCGACCCGGGTCGTGGAGGGCAATTACGAAGCGGTGCAACGTGTTGGTGACCGCGTCTGGCGGATACCGGTCACCGCGTTCTGGCAGGCCCACCGAGACGCGGCGCGCATCTACAGCGGCCTGATCGGGGAGTGGGCGAGCCTGGAGCCCGGGATGACGGCATGGGACCTTTATGGCGGTGCGGGCGTCTTCGCCGCGGTACTCGCCGAAGGCGTCGGCGACACCGGTGAGGTGATCACCGTCGACACCTCACGAGGTTCGTCGCGGTCGGCGGATGCGGCGCTGGCCGACCTCACCTGCGTGTCAGTGGTCACTGACTCGGTCCGCCGGGTGCTGGGTGCGCAGCGCCGCCGCGCCGACGTTGCGGTGCTGGACCCGCCGAGATCCGGTGCCGGCCGCGAGATCATCGACCAGCTGGCGGCGGCCGAGGTACCCCGGGTCATCCACATCGGTTGTGAGGCAGCAGCATTCGCACGCGATGTCGGCCTCTACCGCAAGCAGGGCTACGCCGTGGAGGAGCTGCGGGTGTTCGACTCGTTCCCGCTCACCCATCACGTCGAGTGCGTGGCGGTACTCACGCGCTAG
- a CDS encoding TrkA family potassium uptake protein, translated as MRVVVMGCGRVGAALADALSRIGHEVAIIDRDPTAFHRLSPDFSGERVLGMGFDREVLLRSGIQEADAFAAVSSGDNSNIISARVARETFGVNRVVARIYDAKRAAVYERLGIPTVATVPWTTDRLLGALVRDTETTKWRDPTGTMAVAEVALHEGWVGHRLTSLEEATGSRVAFVIRFGTGILPEPKTVLQAGDQVYVAAVSGRAAEALAIAALPPGPDVEEGH; from the coding sequence TTGCGGGTAGTGGTGATGGGGTGCGGCCGCGTCGGCGCGGCGTTGGCCGACGCACTGTCCCGGATCGGCCACGAGGTGGCGATCATCGACCGGGATCCCACGGCGTTCCACCGGCTGTCGCCGGACTTCTCCGGCGAGCGGGTGCTGGGCATGGGATTCGATCGAGAAGTATTGCTGCGCTCGGGAATTCAAGAAGCCGATGCGTTCGCCGCCGTGTCCTCGGGCGACAACTCGAACATCATCTCCGCGCGGGTGGCCCGCGAGACGTTCGGGGTCAATCGCGTCGTCGCGCGCATCTATGACGCCAAGCGCGCCGCGGTCTACGAGCGGCTCGGCATCCCGACGGTGGCCACCGTGCCATGGACCACCGACCGGCTGTTGGGCGCGCTGGTCCGGGACACCGAGACGACCAAGTGGCGCGACCCGACCGGCACGATGGCCGTCGCCGAGGTGGCACTGCACGAGGGCTGGGTGGGCCACCGGCTGACGTCCCTGGAAGAGGCGACCGGTTCGCGCGTTGCCTTCGTGATCCGGTTCGGCACCGGCATCCTGCCCGAGCCCAAGACCGTCCTGCAGGCCGGTGATCAGGTCTACGTCGCAGCGGTATCCGGGCGCGCCGCCGAGGCGCTGGCGATCGCGGCACTACCGCCCGGCCCTGACGTCGAAGAGGGGCACTGA